The Pseudomonadota bacterium genome has a segment encoding these proteins:
- a CDS encoding type I restriction-modification system subunit M, producing MEKITLEKLETHLWESANILRGSIDASDYKNYIFGLLFLKRLSDVFDEEGERVEKETGDKNLAWRTPDEHEFHIPERGHWNYIKTKTQNLGEILNKANDALEEANVGKLEGVLSVTDFNDKDRLPDEILSKLITHFSTISLRNDNLTDPDILGRAYEYLIAQFADDAGKKGGEFYTPKEVVRLLVEILDPKERMRIYDPACGSGGMLIQSVYHLRDTGQNWKNISLFGQEKNIGTWAICKMNMLLHMITTRLEKGDTLRKPKFLTEEGKLMEFDVVIANPPFSLKNWGYEEAQDDSYRRFRFGIPPKGYGDYAFVQHMIATLNVTGRAGVVLPHGVLFRGGAEGKIRQGILEEDLLEAIIGLPDNLFYGTGIPACLFIINKNKPKEHKGKVFFLYGAKDYLEGKNQNKLRQEDIKKIVDAYRGYVTIDKYCRPVLLDEIRSNDYNLNIARYIDITEAEELINVQKVIDELAGLKQERSQVEGKVNTYLKELGYRIE from the coding sequence ATGGAAAAGATAACTTTAGAGAAGTTGGAGACCCATCTCTGGGAATCTGCCAATATACTCAGGGGTAGCATTGATGCCTCGGATTACAAGAATTACATTTTCGGACTCCTTTTCTTAAAGCGCCTTTCCGATGTATTCGATGAGGAAGGTGAAAGGGTTGAGAAAGAAACAGGCGATAAAAACCTGGCATGGAGGACACCTGATGAGCATGAGTTTCATATCCCTGAAAGGGGTCATTGGAACTACATAAAGACGAAGACTCAGAACCTCGGGGAAATACTTAACAAAGCAAACGATGCCCTTGAGGAAGCAAACGTGGGAAAGCTTGAAGGTGTTCTCTCGGTAACCGATTTTAACGACAAAGACAGGCTTCCCGATGAGATATTATCAAAATTGATTACCCACTTCTCCACAATCTCCCTGCGAAACGACAACCTTACCGACCCGGACATTCTGGGCCGGGCTTACGAGTATCTGATTGCCCAGTTCGCTGATGATGCAGGAAAGAAGGGGGGAGAGTTTTATACGCCGAAAGAGGTGGTGAGGCTTCTCGTGGAGATACTTGACCCGAAGGAAAGGATGAGAATATACGATCCTGCTTGTGGTTCTGGCGGGATGTTAATACAGTCCGTGTATCATCTCAGGGACACCGGCCAGAACTGGAAAAACATTTCCCTCTTCGGCCAGGAGAAAAATATTGGAACCTGGGCTATCTGCAAGATGAACATGCTCCTCCACATGATAACCACCAGACTTGAAAAGGGCGATACCCTGAGAAAGCCAAAGTTTTTAACAGAAGAAGGCAAACTCATGGAGTTTGACGTTGTTATCGCAAATCCACCTTTTTCTTTGAAGAACTGGGGATATGAGGAAGCCCAGGACGATTCTTACAGAAGGTTTCGTTTTGGTATCCCACCAAAAGGTTACGGCGATTATGCCTTTGTTCAGCACATGATTGCAACGCTTAATGTAACCGGCAGGGCAGGTGTTGTACTCCCCCATGGAGTGCTGTTCCGTGGAGGGGCTGAGGGGAAGATCAGACAGGGGATACTGGAAGAAGATTTATTGGAAGCAATTATAGGGTTACCCGATAATCTCTTTTATGGTACCGGGATTCCTGCCTGTTTGTTCATTATAAACAAGAATAAACCAAAAGAGCACAAGGGTAAGGTCTTTTTTCTCTATGGAGCAAAGGATTATCTTGAAGGGAAAAACCAGAACAAGCTCAGGCAAGAGGATATCAAGAAAATTGTTGATGCATATCGTGGCTATGTGACAATAGATAAATACTGCCGCCCTGTTTTGCTCGATGAAATCCGTTCCAATGACTATAACCTTAACATTGCCAGATATATTGATATAACAGAGGCAGAAGAGCTAATAAATGTTCAGAAGGTGATTGACGAACTGGCAGGATTGAAACAAGAACGGTCTCAA